In a genomic window of Coprococcus eutactus:
- a CDS encoding metal-dependent hydrolase: protein MTGKTHVVEGNVFALGSYILMKKTGLLVDSVWEPLQLGIILPYATWASTLPDLDQNNKNRGETNPVNSVIQDFFRIIQAGHRSVKSHVAPCVIAGVLCIMSILGKSVFNLNQISTNILFLGLIGLFCGLLSHLILDLCTAIFWSAELLNNYGYTGQGSVLSLPIFT, encoded by the coding sequence ATGACAGGAAAAACGCATGTTGTTGAAGGAAATGTTTTTGCATTGGGTAGCTATATTCTAATGAAGAAGACAGGGTTATTGGTTGACAGTGTATGGGAGCCATTGCAGTTAGGTATTATACTGCCTTACGCAACCTGGGCCAGTACATTACCAGATCTTGACCAGAATAATAAAAACAGGGGTGAGACAAATCCAGTTAACTCAGTTATACAGGATTTTTTTAGAATTATACAAGCAGGACACAGGAGTGTGAAATCTCATGTGGCTCCTTGTGTAATTGCAGGGGTGCTATGCATAATGTCTATTTTGGGAAAATCTGTTTTTAATTTAAATCAAATTAGTACAAATATCTTATTTCTTGGTCTGATTGGTTTGTTTTGTGGGTTATTGTCTCACCTAATACTTGATTTGTGTACTGCTATTTTTTGGAGTGCCGAGCTCCTTAACAACTATGGCTATACAGGCCAGGGCAGTGTGTTATCACTGCCCATTTTTACTTAA
- a CDS encoding BspA family leucine-rich repeat surface protein has protein sequence MEELNLFNGTDVSSAEKKSNLIHYEGELGCFDYDSEDYELITDDNGDYLHYRGRSTVLNLPKGITNTRKMFQWCTFTEDFTLGDNFDTSNVTDMDYMFGYCTMPEGFTLSNKFDTSKVTDMHSMFAGCTMPEGFTLGTKFDTSSVTDMDGMFWDCKLPEGFTLGDKFDTSNVTGMYCMFNKCRLPEGFTLGDKFDTSNVTDMGCMFNGCKLPDGFTLGDKFDTSSVTDMGCIFNGCKLPDGFTLGNKFDTSKVTDMKRMFFYCALPEGFTLGNRFDTSSVIDMSNMFSDCTLPETFTLGNKFDTSSVIDMSGMFSDCTLPEGFTLGNKFDTSSVTDMSNMFSDCTLPEGFTLGNKFDTSKVTDMKRMFSSCGLPKGFTLGHKFDTSKVTDMRCMFSCCTLPEGLILDNRFDTSSTADVIDVLTTEFVDFYKATGRYYDEYLEKAVRYYKSSPAVNLTRDCDL, from the coding sequence ATGGAGGAATTAAATTTATTTAACGGCACTGATGTGTCATCAGCAGAAAAGAAAAGTAACTTAATTCATTACGAGGGTGAATTAGGCTGCTTTGATTATGATTCAGAAGACTATGAGTTAATAACTGATGATAACGGTGATTATCTGCATTACAGGGGAAGATCAACGGTTTTAAATTTACCTAAGGGAATAACAAATACAAGAAAAATGTTTCAATGGTGTACTTTCACAGAAGACTTTACTCTAGGCGACAACTTTGATACTAGTAATGTTACTGATATGGATTATATGTTTGGGTATTGTACTATGCCAGAGGGTTTTACTTTGAGCAATAAATTTGACACCAGCAAGGTTACTGATATGCATAGTATGTTTGCAGGGTGTACTATGCCGGAAGGCTTTACCTTGGGTACTAAGTTTGATACTAGTAGTGTCACTGATATGGACGGTATGTTTTGGGATTGTAAATTACCGGAAGGCTTTACCCTGGGCGATAAGTTTGATACTAGTAACGTTACTGGTATGTATTGTATGTTTAACAAATGTAGGTTACCGGAAGGCTTTACCCTGGGCGATAAATTTGATACTAGCAATGTTACAGATATGGGCTGTATGTTTAATGGGTGTAAGTTACCAGATGGCTTTACTCTTGGTGATAAATTTGATACTAGTAGTGTTACTGATATGGGCTGTATATTTAATGGGTGTAAGTTACCAGATGGCTTTACTCTGGGCAATAAATTTGATACTAGTAAGGTTACTGATATGAAACGTATGTTTTTCTATTGTGCTCTACCGGAAGGCTTTACATTAGGTAATAGGTTTGATACTAGTAGTGTTATTGATATGAGCAATATGTTTTCTGATTGCACCTTACCAGAGACTTTCACTCTAGGCAATAAATTTGATACCAGTAGTGTTATTGATATGAGCGGTATGTTTTCTGATTGCACCTTACCAGAAGGCTTTACTCTAGGTAATAAGTTTGACACTAGTAGTGTTACTGATATGAGCAATATGTTTTCTGATTGCACCTTACCAGAAGGCTTTACTCTAGGTAATAAGTTTGACACTAGTAAGGTTACTGATATGAAACGTATGTTTAGTAGTTGCGGGTTACCGAAAGGCTTTACCCTCGGTCATAAGTTTGACACTAGTAAGGTTACTGATATGAGGTGTATGTTTAGTTGCTGTACTTTACCAGAAGGTCTTATCTTAGATAATAGGTTTGATACTAGTAGTACTGCAGACGTAATTGATGTGCTTACGACCGAGTTTGTAGATTTTTATAAAGCAACAGGACGGTACTACGATGAGTACCTGGAGAAGGCAGTTAGGTATTATAAGAGCAGTCCGGCAGTGAACCTGACTAGAGATTGCGATTTGTAA
- the sigG gene encoding RNA polymerase sporulation sigma factor SigG, with protein MAGNRVVICGVNTSKLPYLTEDEKNKLFDRMEQGDESARDEFIEGNLRLVLSVIQRFGSSNENPDDLFQVGCIGLIKALDNFDRSLNVKFSTYAVPMIIGECRRYLRDNNAIRVSRSLRDIAYKAIYAKENLQKTRDKEPTIEEIAEEISIPKEDIVMSLDAISAPLSLYEPVYQEGGDTLYIMDQIKDGKSREELWVENLDLREAMGRLCDREKNIVRLRFFEGKTQTEVAEEISISQAQVSRLEKNAIKSLRRYLEDK; from the coding sequence ATGGCGGGTAACAGAGTGGTTATATGCGGTGTAAATACATCAAAATTACCATATCTTACAGAGGATGAAAAGAACAAGCTGTTTGACAGAATGGAGCAGGGGGATGAATCTGCGAGGGATGAGTTCATAGAAGGAAATCTTCGACTTGTTCTCAGCGTGATACAGAGATTTGGAAGTTCAAATGAGAATCCTGACGACCTTTTTCAGGTTGGATGTATAGGTCTCATAAAGGCACTTGACAACTTTGACAGGAGCCTCAACGTTAAATTCAGTACTTATGCCGTACCTATGATAATAGGGGAATGTAGGAGATATCTGAGAGACAACAATGCGATAAGGGTGTCACGTTCCCTCCGCGATATAGCGTACAAAGCGATATACGCGAAGGAGAATCTGCAAAAGACTAGGGATAAGGAACCTACGATAGAAGAGATAGCGGAGGAGATAAGTATACCTAAGGAAGATATCGTTATGTCACTTGACGCAATATCAGCCCCTTTGTCACTTTATGAGCCGGTGTACCAGGAGGGTGGAGATACGTTGTATATAATGGATCAGATAAAGGATGGTAAGAGTAGAGAAGAACTGTGGGTGGAAAATCTTGATCTCAGGGAAGCTATGGGCAGGCTGTGTGACAGGGAGAAAAATATCGTAAGGCTGAGATTTTTTGAGGGAAAGACTCAGACAGAGGTGGCTGAGGAGATAAGTATATCCCAGGCACAGGTGAGTCGCCTTGAGAAGAATGCCATAAAAAGCCTTCGTAGATATCTAGAGGATAAATAG
- a CDS encoding PT domain-containing protein — MKNNDNKKKKIAVIVIAVVILLLVVVGSGVALGVFRSTKGSASGRGDKKAFTNKLTTEATTLAKATTKATTEKATTEKAKKTTTKKTKKVASVSGGITTESKNDSNTKATTEKATQAPSDNSGNGDWNNPTEAPYVPDTEAPTEAPTQAPTEAPTEAPTTQHQHTWVDVTETTTERVKVKDAWDEEVEYYKCSYCGARETDVGEFHISDCGEKYYDEYFHKWLYEGASWVSGWDTIHHDAEYTTKEVTKVVGQKCSTCGATK; from the coding sequence ATGAAGAACAACGACAACAAGAAAAAGAAGATCGCAGTAATTGTGATTGCAGTAGTGATTCTACTGTTAGTAGTGGTAGGATCAGGTGTAGCCCTCGGAGTATTCCGTAGCACAAAGGGAAGTGCATCCGGTAGAGGTGACAAGAAGGCTTTCACAAATAAGCTTACGACTGAGGCTACCACTTTAGCCAAAGCAACAACAAAGGCTACCACTGAAAAGGCTACTACAGAAAAGGCTAAGAAGACTACGACAAAGAAGACTAAGAAAGTAGCCAGTGTAAGCGGTGGTATCACAACAGAGTCTAAGAATGACAGCAATACAAAGGCTACAACAGAGAAAGCTACACAGGCTCCATCAGATAACTCAGGTAATGGTGATTGGAATAACCCAACAGAAGCACCATACGTTCCGGATACTGAAGCACCAACAGAAGCTCCTACTCAGGCGCCAACTGAGGCTCCTACAGAAGCTCCTACAACACAGCACCAGCATACTTGGGTTGATGTTACCGAAACTACAACTGAAAGAGTTAAGGTTAAAGATGCTTGGGACGAAGAAGTAGAATACTACAAGTGTTCATACTGTGGTGCTAGAGAGACTGATGTTGGTGAGTTTCATATCAGTGATTGTGGAGAGAAATATTACGATGAATATTTTCATAAGTGGTTATATGAGGGTGCTAGCTGGGTTTCAGGCTGGGATACAATACATCACGATGCAGAATACACAACCAAAGAAGTTACCAAGGTAGTGGGTCAGAAGTGTTCTACTTGTGGTGCTACAAAATAA
- a CDS encoding HipA domain-containing protein — translation MKPLTLFSDKKESYFLMNKDDLLLVFYKISVGSGYIFNIDEASIQKIPPNFRDINTFLSSRTIIANRDSIERILSNIGLSERFDLALANYGISMNDTLWIKRADDKMTWDTINPYNKERVFDLAWFCSDMDKSNLHVGRPEYSTDGNFPKCWVKQDGVDKLIKCGGSGAYNAGLEPFSEVLSCQLLEALDYKKYVPYELCEIDYTKFGYKFLNSKYMKEIVSPTIEDNIRIASVCDSFTNEQIGYVPMRYYSEGSSYQELLQKADFCNDLSVMLLFDCLSLNVDRHTGNFGYLIDNNNFNTIEFAPIFDSNLALAPYWVPSLDGNLNSYAATCSSKFGNSFIELGAFILQNRPDLIEKVRAVAKYFEFKTTEPYSFKLARLEALSTLVRTQAILILKNSERR, via the coding sequence ATGAAACCATTAACACTTTTTTCGGATAAGAAAGAATCATATTTCTTAATGAACAAGGATGATTTATTACTTGTTTTTTATAAAATAAGTGTAGGTAGTGGGTATATATTTAATATTGATGAAGCATCAATTCAAAAGATCCCACCAAACTTCAGAGATATTAACACGTTTCTCAGTTCTAGGACTATTATAGCTAATAGAGATTCCATAGAGAGAATTCTTAGTAATATTGGGTTGAGCGAAAGATTTGATTTAGCATTGGCTAATTATGGTATTTCTATGAATGATACCTTATGGATAAAACGTGCTGACGATAAAATGACCTGGGATACAATAAATCCATACAACAAAGAACGTGTTTTTGATTTAGCTTGGTTTTGTTCTGATATGGATAAGTCTAATTTGCATGTGGGGAGACCTGAATATTCTACTGATGGTAATTTTCCTAAATGCTGGGTAAAGCAAGATGGTGTTGACAAGCTTATTAAGTGTGGGGGCAGCGGCGCATATAACGCAGGTTTGGAGCCCTTTAGTGAGGTACTTAGTTGCCAGCTTTTAGAGGCTTTAGATTATAAAAAATATGTGCCTTATGAACTATGTGAAATTGATTATACCAAATTTGGTTATAAGTTTCTAAATAGTAAGTATATGAAAGAAATAGTTTCTCCTACTATAGAGGATAATATACGGATTGCTTCAGTTTGTGACAGTTTTACAAATGAACAGATTGGTTATGTTCCTATGCGTTATTATTCTGAGGGAAGCTCATATCAGGAGCTTTTACAAAAAGCTGATTTTTGTAATGATCTTTCTGTGATGCTATTATTTGATTGTTTATCTTTAAATGTAGATAGACACACTGGAAATTTTGGGTATTTGATTGATAATAATAATTTTAATACCATAGAGTTTGCGCCAATATTCGACAGTAATTTAGCATTAGCTCCTTACTGGGTGCCTTCTTTAGACGGAAATCTGAATTCATATGCTGCAACTTGTTCGTCAAAGTTTGGAAATTCATTTATAGAATTAGGTGCTTTTATATTACAAAATCGACCGGACCTTATAGAAAAGGTTAGAGCTGTGGCAAAATATTTTGAGTTTAAAACGACAGAACCTTATTCATTTAAGCTGGCGCGTTTAGAAGCTCTTAGTACTCTTGTGAGAACACAAGCTATTCTTATTCTGAAGAATTCAGAGAGGAGATGA
- the argH gene encoding argininosuccinate lyase: MAQLWGGRFTKETDKLVYNFNASISFDQKFYRQDIRGSIAHVTMLAASGILTDIERDQIIAGLNGILNDVENGSLQITSEYEDIHSFVEANLIDRIGDVGKKLHTGRSRNDQVALDMKLYVRDEIVELKKLIFKLMSTIHVLMKEHIDTYMPGFTHLQKAQPITLAHHLGAYMEMFKRDYDRMNDIYDRMNYCPLGSGALAGTTYPLDRELTASLLDFYGPTLNSMDSVADRDYCIELLSAMSTIMMHLSRFSEEIIIWNSNEYQFVELDDSYSTGSSIMPQKKNPDIAELVRGKTGRVYGALTSLLTTMKGIPLAYNKDMQEDKELTFDAIDTVKGCLALFTGMIATMTVNKPKMEASAKNGFTNATDAADYLVNHGVPFRDAHGIVGQLVLKCIDENISLDQLSLDEYKAICPVFEDDIYTAISMEECVQKRNTIGAPGHTAMQNVIDTNGNFLKWAEKDIINHNKE, translated from the coding sequence ATGGCTCAGCTCTGGGGCGGACGCTTCACAAAAGAAACAGATAAACTAGTATACAATTTCAACGCTTCTATCTCATTTGATCAAAAGTTCTACAGACAGGATATTCGCGGAAGTATTGCTCATGTAACAATGCTTGCTGCATCTGGCATTCTTACAGACATTGAGAGAGACCAGATCATCGCCGGACTGAATGGAATCTTAAACGATGTTGAGAATGGCAGCTTACAGATCACCTCTGAATACGAGGATATACACAGCTTTGTTGAAGCCAATCTCATCGACAGGATTGGCGACGTAGGTAAAAAGCTTCACACTGGTCGAAGCAGAAACGATCAGGTTGCCCTTGATATGAAGCTTTACGTAAGAGATGAGATCGTTGAGCTCAAGAAACTGATCTTCAAGCTTATGAGCACGATCCATGTACTTATGAAGGAACATATAGACACTTATATGCCAGGATTTACTCATTTGCAGAAGGCTCAGCCTATAACTCTGGCTCACCATTTGGGCGCATATATGGAGATGTTCAAGCGCGACTACGACAGAATGAACGATATATACGACAGAATGAACTACTGTCCTCTCGGATCAGGGGCTCTTGCCGGAACCACATATCCGCTCGACAGAGAACTCACTGCATCTCTTTTGGATTTCTACGGTCCAACGCTCAACAGCATGGATTCTGTTGCCGACAGAGACTACTGCATAGAACTACTGTCCGCAATGTCCACTATTATGATGCACCTATCCCGTTTCTCTGAGGAGATAATCATTTGGAATTCAAATGAATACCAGTTCGTTGAGCTTGATGACTCTTATAGTACAGGAAGCTCGATCATGCCTCAGAAAAAGAATCCAGATATAGCTGAACTTGTAAGAGGCAAGACAGGAAGAGTGTACGGAGCTCTCACGTCTCTCCTAACAACCATGAAGGGAATACCACTTGCGTACAACAAGGACATGCAGGAGGACAAGGAGCTTACTTTTGATGCTATCGACACTGTCAAGGGCTGTCTTGCACTGTTCACTGGAATGATCGCAACCATGACAGTCAACAAACCTAAAATGGAAGCCTCAGCCAAGAACGGTTTTACAAATGCAACAGACGCCGCAGACTATCTTGTAAACCATGGTGTTCCTTTTCGTGATGCCCACGGAATCGTAGGTCAGCTCGTTCTCAAGTGTATAGATGAGAATATTTCTCTCGACCAGCTAAGCCTCGACGAATACAAGGCCATCTGCCCGGTATTTGAAGATGACATCTACACCGCCATAAGCATGGAGGAGTGTGTTCAGAAACGTAACACCATCGGAGCTCCGGGACATACTGCAATGCAGAACGTCATAGATACAAATGGCAATTTTTTAAAATGGGCTGAGAAGGATATCATAAACCACAACAAGGAGTGA
- a CDS encoding transglutaminase domain-containing protein has translation MADDNIIVGIEVKRMEVYVKTKKKIGLFVIIVAALAIMMIGFRWFFFEVLKSDQMLDGLVEFRASVVKDMESGSKSGMYFVKNVKKKDVPNINKYIDSAYGSVDTYRIIIESGDYLAIQFNFELSDNYYVVRKYLYGTDIPGDNERALRIYDVVDGFIDRYITDGMTDFDKELAVHDYIVSNCHYGYPENKDDAYTAYGALVLERSVCDGYAEAFFVIMSCLGVDCDIVVGSTDEGLHAWNQVALGGEWYNIDLTWDDSLPDMGNYIKHTYVNVADDVLERTHIWQKQFYRECTEDTYNFYSKKFYRYECFDDYVKGVKIQLGRNKVVEAAVRTDEATFDLSFFYNYGNINSINYAIEDMGEYKIIVVYLNFR, from the coding sequence GTGGCAGATGATAATATAATAGTGGGTATAGAGGTAAAAAGGATGGAGGTATATGTGAAGACAAAGAAGAAGATAGGTCTGTTTGTGATTATTGTTGCGGCACTGGCGATCATGATGATAGGATTTCGCTGGTTTTTTTTCGAAGTCCTGAAGAGTGACCAGATGTTGGATGGACTTGTGGAGTTTCGGGCATCTGTTGTCAAGGATATGGAGTCTGGAAGCAAATCAGGAATGTATTTTGTTAAAAACGTAAAAAAGAAAGATGTACCCAATATCAACAAATATATTGATTCGGCATATGGCTCGGTCGATACATACCGCATAATCATCGAATCCGGTGATTATCTGGCGATTCAGTTCAATTTCGAATTGTCAGATAACTATTATGTTGTGAGAAAATATTTGTATGGTACGGATATACCGGGTGACAATGAGAGAGCGCTCCGTATCTATGATGTTGTGGATGGATTTATAGATAGATATATAACTGATGGAATGACGGATTTTGACAAGGAACTGGCAGTGCATGACTACATAGTTTCAAATTGTCATTATGGATATCCTGAAAATAAGGATGATGCATATACGGCATATGGAGCCCTGGTGCTGGAACGGAGCGTGTGTGATGGATATGCGGAGGCCTTCTTCGTTATAATGTCTTGTCTTGGAGTTGACTGTGACATAGTTGTCGGCAGCACCGATGAGGGACTTCACGCATGGAATCAGGTAGCGCTTGGCGGTGAGTGGTACAATATAGATCTGACTTGGGATGATTCGCTTCCGGATATGGGAAATTATATTAAACACACATATGTTAATGTGGCGGATGATGTACTTGAGCGGACACATATATGGCAGAAACAGTTCTACAGAGAATGTACAGAGGATACCTATAATTTCTATTCAAAGAAATTCTACAGATATGAGTGCTTTGATGACTACGTTAAAGGTGTTAAAATACAGCTAGGAAGAAACAAAGTTGTCGAGGCTGCAGTAAGGACGGATGAGGCAACTTTTGACTTGTCTTTTTTCTATAATTATGGCAATATAAATTCCATAAATTATGCTATAGAAGATATGGGTGAGTATAAAATTATAGTAGTGTATCTCAACTTTAGGTGA
- a CDS encoding DUF1700 domain-containing protein: MKKREFMNELKEALDGSVSTQTYYDTMNYYEDYFKKQKEAGRTEEEICASLGSARIIAKTIIDTEGQGASGRYYDTESDSYDGGVNNRRAGESSQKGWHVNVDDEGNTSFAYGKLDFSSTLGKVLTAIVLVLAAALVIGIVLGVIWIGFKIVWYVVIPVVIILFIVNLIIYIFGGGRY, from the coding sequence ATGAAGAAAAGAGAATTTATGAATGAACTTAAGGAGGCCCTTGATGGAAGCGTCTCCACTCAGACATATTATGACACTATGAATTATTATGAGGACTATTTTAAAAAGCAGAAAGAAGCCGGCAGAACGGAAGAGGAGATATGTGCATCTCTCGGTTCTGCCAGGATAATAGCCAAGACCATCATAGATACAGAGGGGCAGGGTGCCAGCGGCAGATATTACGACACCGAGAGTGATTCATACGATGGTGGTGTAAATAATCGCCGGGCCGGTGAGAGCAGCCAGAAGGGCTGGCATGTAAATGTGGATGATGAGGGCAACACAAGCTTTGCATACGGCAAGCTGGATTTCAGTTCAACCCTTGGAAAGGTCCTCACTGCGATAGTTCTGGTTCTTGCTGCGGCCCTTGTCATAGGAATAGTGCTAGGTGTTATATGGATTGGATTTAAAATAGTCTGGTATGTTGTAATCCCAGTAGTGATAATTCTCTTTATCGTCAACCTGATCATATATATATTTGGTGGGGGAAGATATTAG